Proteins from one Cryptomeria japonica chromosome 4, Sugi_1.0, whole genome shotgun sequence genomic window:
- the LOC131874889 gene encoding uncharacterized protein LOC131874889: protein MCLLFKRSLLHNQSLQVNRKDIHWKPLDFLFFKLNFDGASKDNSGISRIATVIRDRKCSVLLARAVHIPNGTKATALVSGFKLATSFKLATKLGADKLIIEGDSMVIISTLKKMDIVEWKLKYILKEAWELLSNFAEYEVLHCYREANALGDALASKSCEPSFSEKGFTKDI, encoded by the coding sequence ATGTGTCTTCTTTTCAAGAGATCCTTGCTTCATAATCAATCACTCCAAGTTAATAGAAAGGATATTCACTGGAAACCCctagattttcttttctttaaacttaattttgacggTGCTTCAAAAGATAATTCAGGGATCTCAAGAATTGCCACAGTGATTCGAGATCGGAAATGTTCAGTTTTACTAGCTAGGGCAGTTCACATTCCTAATGGAACAAAAGCCACTGCATTAGTATCAGGTTTTAAGTTAGCTACCAGTTTTAAGTTAGCTACCAAATTGGGTGCAGATAAATTAATTATAGAGGGGGATTCAATGGTCATCATTTCAACCTTGAAGAAAATGGACATTGTTGAATGGAAACTCAAATATATTCTTAAAGAGGCCTGGGAACTCCTTTCCAATTTTGCAGAGTATGAGGTTCTCCACTGCTACAGAGAGGCGAATGCACTGGGAGATGCCTTAGCCAGTAAAAGTTGTGAGCCTTCATTTTCGGAGAAGGGATTTACAAAGGATATTTAA